The following proteins are co-located in the Engraulis encrasicolus isolate BLACKSEA-1 chromosome 2, IST_EnEncr_1.0, whole genome shotgun sequence genome:
- the LOC134462818 gene encoding uncharacterized protein DDB_G0271670-like → SSSNSSSSSSSSSSSSSSSSSSSSSSSSSSSNSNSSSSSSSSSSSSSNRSSSSSSNSSSSSSSSSSSSSSSSSSSSSSSSSSNSSSSSCNSSSSSSGSSSSSNSSSSSSSSSSSSSSSNSRPSSSSSSNSRPSSSSSSSNSSSSHSSSSSSSSSSSSSSSSSSSTTTSSSSSSSSSSSCSSSSGNSSSSNSSSSRPSSSGSSSSSSSSSSSSSSSSSSSSSSSSSSSSSSSNSGNSSSSSSISSSSSSSSSSISSSSSSSCYSSSSSSSSSSSSSSSSSNSCCSSSSSSSSSNSSSSCNSSSSSTGSSSSSSSSSSSSSSSSSSSSSNSCSSSSSSSSSSSSSSNSSNSSSSSSSSSSSRNS, encoded by the coding sequence agtagcagtaatagtagtagtagtagtagtagtagtagtagtagtagcagtagtagtagtagtagtagtagtagtagtagtagtagtagtagtaacagtaatagtagtagtagtagtagtagcagtagtagtagtagtagtaaccgtagtagtagtagtagtagtaacagtagtagtagtagtagtagtagtagtagtagtagtagtagtagtagtagtagtagtagtagtagtagtagcagtagtaatagtagtagcagtagttgtaatagtagtagtagtagtagtggtagtagtagcagtagtaatagtagtagtagcagcagcagtagtagtagtagtagtagtagtagtaatagtaggcctagtagtagtagtagtagtaatagtaggcctagtagtagtagtagtagtagtaatagtagtagtagtcatagcagtagtagtagtagtagtagtagcagtagtagtagtagtagtagtagcagtagtactactactagtagtagtagtagcagtagcagcagtagcagttgtagtagtagtagtggtaatagtagtagcagtaatagtagtagtagtaggcctagtagtagtggtagtagcagtagtagtagtagtagtagtagtagtagtagtagtagtagtagtagtagtagtagtagtagtagtagtagtagtagcagtagtagtaatagtggcaatagtagcagtagtagtagtatcagtagcagcagtagtagtagtagtagtagtattagcagcagcagcagtagtagttgttatagtagtagtagtagtagtagtagtagtagtagtagtagtagtagtagtagtaacagttgttgtagtagtagtagtagtagtagtagtagtaatagtagtagcagttgtaatagtagtagtagtagtactggtagtagtagcagtagtagtagtagtagtagtagtagtagtagtagtagtagtagtagtagtagtaacagttgtagtagtagtagtagtagtagtagtagtagtagtagtagtagtaatagtagtaatagtagcagtagtagtagtagtagtagtagtagtcgtaacagt